GCGACCAACCCCTTCGAACCGAAGGCGGAGGCCGCGGACGAGGAGCCCGACGCGGATCCCGCCCCCAGCACGGTGGAGGCGGGCGACGACGGGGAACGTCCCGCCTGAGATGGCCGGGGACGCCACGCTCGAATCGCTGCTGCCCTACTTGCATCTGGCGCGGCGGGCGGGCAGTGTGGCGCTGGGCTACCGGGCGGTGAAGCAGTCTCTCGCGCAGGGGCGCTGCGTCCTGATCCTCAGGGCGCGCGACGCGGGCGAGTCGCTGCGCAGGCTGGCGGTGGGACAAACGCCGCTGGTCGAACTGGCCGATCGGGAGGCGCTGGGCGCCTGGATCGGCCGGCGTGAACTGGCCATCCTGGGGATAACCGACCCCGGGCTGGCCGCGGGGATGCTGGCGCGCCTGGGTGAAGGCGGCGCTGCGGACCCCGGGGCCTTACGGAGGTAAAGTTGGCGAAGCGAATCTATCAGGTCGCGAAATCCCTCGGCGTGAAGGGCGTGGAGCTGGTCCACTATCTTCGCGACCAGGGCTTCGACGTGGCCAGCCACATGTCGCAGGTCAGCGCGGAGATGCAGGAGTCCATCGACAAGCGCTTCGCGCCCGCCGGGGACAGCTCCGAGAAGCCCGCCGCCAAGAAGGCCGTGAAGAAGGTCGCCAAGAAGGCCACCAAGAAGGCGACGGTCAAGAAGGCGACGAAGAAGGCGGCCGCCACGGCCGACGCGTCGACCGAGGCCGCTCCCGTTCCCGCCGCACCC
Above is a genomic segment from Candidatus Latescibacterota bacterium containing:
- a CDS encoding 50S ribosomal protein L7ae — its product is MAGDATLESLLPYLHLARRAGSVALGYRAVKQSLAQGRCVLILRARDAGESLRRLAVGQTPLVELADREALGAWIGRRELAILGITDPGLAAGMLARLGEGGAADPGALRR